The Aeromicrobium sp. Leaf245 genome includes a region encoding these proteins:
- a CDS encoding alpha/beta hydrolase codes for MSDWQPDMLGEGYEQRTFELGDDPDGQGEVFATLVRRTWTGSVPAERAVLYVHGFSDYFFQKELAEFFVDRGFAFYALDLRKCGRSRREGQTAHHVTDLALYDAELDRALAVVREEVPGGPVLLSGHSTGGLVLPLWLHRLNQRPGGSRGAGISGLVLNSPWFDLQGKPWMRTVGTLAIRGVGRIKPFDVMKLPPTDAYGSSLHVSGHGEWDYDTVLKPLDGFRVTYGWLGAVRAGHARLHRGLDVGVPSLVLRSDKTRFARSWSEQVDRADAVLDVKQIARWVGCLGDAVTSLPIPDARHDVFLSLKEPREAAYDAVDAWLRATAIVSSAGDAPVG; via the coding sequence ATGAGCGACTGGCAGCCCGACATGCTGGGCGAGGGCTACGAGCAGCGCACGTTCGAGCTGGGCGACGACCCCGACGGCCAGGGCGAGGTGTTCGCCACGCTCGTGCGCCGCACCTGGACCGGATCCGTGCCCGCGGAGCGGGCCGTCCTCTACGTCCACGGGTTCAGCGACTACTTCTTCCAGAAGGAGCTCGCGGAGTTCTTCGTCGACCGGGGCTTCGCGTTCTATGCCCTCGACCTGCGCAAGTGCGGCCGCTCGCGTCGGGAGGGCCAGACGGCTCACCACGTCACCGACCTCGCCCTCTACGACGCCGAGCTGGACCGTGCTCTGGCCGTGGTGCGCGAGGAGGTGCCCGGGGGTCCGGTGCTGCTGTCGGGCCACTCCACGGGAGGGCTCGTGCTGCCGCTGTGGCTCCACCGTCTCAACCAGCGTCCCGGGGGCTCGCGCGGCGCGGGCATCAGCGGGCTGGTGCTCAACAGCCCATGGTTCGACCTGCAGGGCAAGCCGTGGATGCGGACGGTGGGCACGCTCGCCATCCGTGGCGTCGGACGGATCAAGCCGTTCGACGTGATGAAGCTGCCGCCGACCGACGCGTACGGCAGCAGCCTGCACGTCAGCGGACACGGCGAGTGGGACTACGACACCGTGCTCAAGCCGCTCGACGGCTTCCGCGTCACCTACGGGTGGCTCGGTGCGGTCCGGGCCGGACACGCGCGTCTGCACCGCGGCCTCGACGTCGGCGTGCCGTCGCTGGTGCTGCGCTCGGACAAGACCCGGTTCGCCCGCTCGTGGAGCGAGCAGGTCGACCGCGCCGACGCGGTGCTCGACGTCAAGCAGATCGCTCGGTGGGTCGGCTGCCTCGGCGACGCCGTGACGTCGTTGCCGATCCCCGACGCCCGCCACGACGTCTTCCTCTCGCTGAAGGAGCCGCGGGAGGCCGCCTACGACGCCGTCGACGCCTGGCTGCGAGCCACCGCGATCGTGTCGTCTGCGGGGGACGCCCCGGTGGGGTAG
- a CDS encoding LON peptidase substrate-binding domain-containing protein — protein MPMFPLGTVLLPGGLLPLRLFEPRYLEMLQDVLQAEEPEIGFVLIERGHEAGGGDARFSTATVGRIVQAEPRESDVGMVVQGGRRVEVEGWLPEDPYPRARVRDLPDLVPDVDRAEVAAVHDRAVAASLRLGIMAPEPPPHGLLAACWHLADACPLGPYDRLALLRSTRARQLLSAVDDAYDQAVQMHEAFGPGS, from the coding sequence ATGCCGATGTTCCCGCTCGGCACCGTGCTGCTGCCGGGCGGGCTGCTGCCGCTGCGGCTGTTCGAGCCGCGCTACCTGGAGATGCTGCAGGACGTGCTGCAGGCCGAGGAGCCCGAGATCGGCTTCGTCCTCATCGAGCGCGGCCACGAGGCCGGCGGCGGGGACGCGCGGTTCTCCACGGCCACGGTCGGGCGCATCGTCCAGGCCGAGCCGCGAGAGTCCGACGTCGGCATGGTGGTGCAGGGCGGACGCCGCGTCGAGGTGGAGGGCTGGCTTCCCGAGGACCCGTACCCGCGGGCCCGGGTGCGCGACCTCCCCGACCTGGTGCCCGACGTCGACCGCGCCGAGGTGGCCGCCGTGCACGACCGTGCGGTCGCCGCGTCGCTGCGTCTGGGCATCATGGCACCGGAACCGCCTCCGCACGGTCTGCTCGCCGCCTGCTGGCACCTCGCGGACGCCTGCCCGCTCGGTCCCTACGACCGGCTCGCGCTGCTGCGCTCCACCCGCGCCCGTCAGCTCCTCTCCGCCGTCGACGACGCCTACGACCAGGCGGTCCAGATGCACGAGGCCTTCGGCCCAGGCAGCTAG